The Theobroma cacao cultivar B97-61/B2 chromosome 1, Criollo_cocoa_genome_V2, whole genome shotgun sequence genome contains the following window.
GAaggttttgaaaaaagaaacattttCTGTGGTTTTGGAAATGCAAATTTATACATCACTTGTTGCCTCCTGTGTTTCAACTGTGGGTCTCTTTGCAAGTGGGGAATGGAAGACTTTGCACCACGAGATGAAGGACTTCAACAGCGGAAGAGTTTCTTATGTGCTGACTTTGGTTTGGACTGCTGTAACTTGGCAAGTATGTGCTGTTGGTGTTGTCGGCTTGATTTTTGTGGTGTCTTCTCTCTTCTCCAACGTAATCAGTACTCTATCTTTGGCTGTTACTCCTCTAGCTGCTCTGGTAGTCTTCCATGACAAGATGAATGGTGTGAAGGTAATTGCTATGCTTCTGGCTCTCTGTGGCTTTGCCTCTTATATTTACCAAAATTACCTAGATGATAAAAAGGCAAGGAGGTCACAGACTGATGTTCAGGAAAACCATGATAATTCTTCACACTAACGATCTTGATCCCGATACATTTGGTAACAATGCAAATAAGACTGTCATGGATAGtcttttatcaatttttatttttactgcAATTGTACCATTCTatctctctttcctttcatCCTAAACACAGTTATTAACCTTGTAGATGTTCTTTACAGTGAAATTATGGCTTAATTTGTTGGTTCAGCTGGTAGTTGTTGAATGAGTTGAATAAATACCACATAAGCAATCTAGAACCTGTCATATGAGATTGGTTTGAGTGTTTAATACTAAAGCTTTGGCATTGATCGAAACTGAGACATATTTTAGAACCGAACAGAGATTTTCTTCCTGTCTAGTTTTGAATATATTCTTCAGTGACATAGGAAACTTAAATGGACCAAACCATATGAGTTACTTTGGACATGCAATACAACCAACAAACTAACAGAGGTTGGTTTGATCTGCATAACTCTAGATCGAGTTGCCTGACCTTCAAACGATCTGAgagttttgattttgattatctTATAAATCTGTTCTTcttatgatttcttgtttAAACATAGTATCATAGGACACCTATTTTTACAAAGGTAGAAGAGGTGTGAATTTGAACTAATTCCTCTAGTAGGTAGAATTGTTACAGGAACATGGAAGAGACCAAATTTCCAGCCGGAAACCAGAACGAACAACAAATTCTACTGACTTTTCTCGAGCCATAGATGATTTTGACAGCCGTGCAAATTTGACCCTCAACAGGTCTTCTCCCCCTTCATCAATGCATAGAATGCATTAAATGAAAGGGAAGTGTCCCTTAGAAATCTCGAACACCCTGCCTCCAGCCTCCCTTTGAACCAGGAAAGGAGCTTCATTCACTCACAATTCAGCTTTACATCTTTATCAGAAACGGTTTAACAGTTTGacttggaagaaaaaaagaacaagacAGAAACACGAGACAAGAAGATAGGGGAAGCTTCTCCAAAACAGGTGCTTCGTGTCACATATTGCCAAGCGAACACGACATTAGACTTTAGACTACTTGCGAGGCAACTTCTTTTGATTGACAGTAACATTTAATCTTTGTCTTTTCACAATGCGAACGCCCTGCAACTTTTTTTGGGTTTAGATTATCTATTAATCTAATCCCAACCCCGAGATGATTTGAACCCAAAATCTCTTTTTAATCATCCGAAAACATACTTTTCTCCCTCGTTGCATCACACTGTACTCATTTCCCTctttaagaaatatatatttggtGCTTGAATCCACCTAAttagtagaaaaaaaaaagggttttgtCCCCCCATTCAAATGCAGAGTACAGTCTGCAAAAAACTTTGTTTTCACTATCTTAATATAGTACTGCATCGTGTTAAGCATGCTGCCAACAAGACAGACCTAACCTCCAACAATGGCAAAAACCCAATCAGGAAATGTCGTTTAAGTTCAGTAAAACGTTTGTTATTCAAGCCATTTTTGTCCTGAATGTTCGCTTCAAATCTAAATTTGCCAGGGCATGTCCTTGAGATTTTCATGTCCCACACTCTTAATAACCCCCTACCCTACACACCTTTGTATTCCAACCAAAGCTTGATGTTGATGGATATAGAATAAAATCTCTTGCTCTATACACACacattatttgaaaatttgctCATCTATTTCCTTGAAACTTCATATTTAAAGATTGGcattaaactttttctttaagtCAACAACCGTACTAGTACCGATGAACAGCAAATCAACAACTTTAATGAACAAAGTTTAAAAGTATTAATCATCGAGttgatattaataaattttaaaaatataaaatctcgatatgtataaattatgaTAGAGAAAACATTATATTAATATCAATCAACATCACGTccataattttattgaaagaatttgaagaaggTTATGATTGAATTgacattaataaattttaaaaaatattctatttattcaaattataatagaagaataaaatctaataatttgACAAAGTACAACGACTAGAATCATAAATGTGTTCAAAAATATTTGTGAAGAAGGTATTGTGTAGGATTTGTCTACTAGTTCTATTAAGCTAGCCCACGCTTTCGGCCAAATGATTAATTACAGGCCCTACTATATTAAATGGCTTAAAGCCTTAAACCCATGGTATTAGAGTAAGTTACGTATGTACAAACAGTTTTAAACCAAGGGGATAGAGGGGGAAATCATTGCCTAGTGATTATGAACCAAACCAGCCAGGCTTAGGCTTGAGATCAACCTACTGCAACAGGCTGGACCAGGGCACCTAGGATCACGAAAGAAAGCCACACCCCCCCTCCCCAAAGATTAATCGAATTCCAAGCTTTTCTTTTAGGGTTAGATCAAGGGAGAGAGACTTCTTGGAAGCATCTGAAGAAAAGGGCAGATTTTGTTCTCTAGTGCAACTCTTTTGCAGAGCTAGGCTTGCacccttttctcttctttctttgtttgtttttttccttggGGAGTTTGGACTTAGGACCTCTTGcttgaataaaatagttttGCCTTTGATTCTTCATTCACTGTCTTAGGGATAAGCTCAACAACCCAATAATGGAGACTTAGAGagatgatatttttatttttcattcctATTGCTTAAAccctaaaaataaataatacgCTTTTGGGTTCTTTTATGTACTATCCTTTGTCTGTATATAAATACATTATTTAGTGAATggagtaaaaattttaaaattgaaaattatcaaaaaataaatatgcataattttaaaaattatttattatgaatttttattgtttcacattaataaaatgaaattatgtgATTAAGTAATAGTATATAAGGTTATGCCAATGATTGGTTTTGGTGTTAAAATGTCAAACACTTCGAATATTGTACACCAAATACTCCAAAAATCGttctaatcaaataaaaaaattgaactcaCTTCGATTGGATCGATTTTTTGGATTTGGAGTGAGTTTGCTCAACTCTAATATTACGACCGACGAAATTTTATGTGAACCCAAATTAGCCACAAAATAATAGTAAGcgaaaatgatagattttatggtggaaagagaaaaattataagaaataaaaaaaagtgaggtgtttaattatttttctgttttgcATTTAATTTGGATGGAAAATTTCAAGAGACCCCAAATTGAATATAGCACATGGAAAAGGTCAGACAATATTAATAACACCATTGATATTCCTCTCTCTTTTGTTTTAGGTTAGAAATTTCCATTAAATTTTTCAACCATAAAACTTAACAACCCTCTTtgcttcctttcttcttctccatctAATGTTTTGCTCCAAAAAATTTAAGGACCCAGAGTTTTGAATTTCAGTGCCAACACTGTTTggaggaagagaaaatgagaaagaaaaaaaaaaaagcagtgCATGGcctttaaatcaaaacaaaaatggtGGGAAAAGTAAACAAATCGGACGGTAGAAAGGCCAAAAGGACATGGGAACCGTGTACTAAATTGGTATTCTCTAGGGAATCACAAAAAATGCACACACGCCACCCAGACGCAGGGACCAGACCAAAGGGAGAGAATAGGGCAAGGTTGAGAGCATCCCCCTTTTCCTAGATCACGTTTGACCCACTTTTTCTGACCGTTAAATAGCCTGTGCTGGATTAATCTGATCGAACCCAAAGGGTCCTACTGATTAACTTCTGGTCCCACTAATATGCCCCATAAATAAGACCTTGTTTGTCAAGTTAAAAGGTTCGAATCTATTTCGGTTTAAATCGGAATAATCGATCCAATCGATGAACGATTTATtcgattattttaattaatttttaataattcataatttataatcaaatcaatcaaaatattaaccatatttagaatataaataatagaatcaaacaaatcgatcaataaaatttgattaattttaattttttttaaaaaaattaaattaatctgTTAAATTTACGAATATGTTGTTGGGTTAGTGCAGCGACCAGAAGCATGGGAGAAAGAGGTGATGGGTGATGCTCCACTGACACTGGCATTTGTTCCGTCATATGTCAAGCACTTTCTCACTCTTATTAATTTGGGTGTGTGGCTGAGACCTCAGCCCTCTCTTTCACTTCTTCCAGTCCCCGCCATTAAGATAGCCCCATTGCctactccatttcttttctttttcttctttttaaatgTTTCCTAGGCCCACCATCAACCACATTGCTTTTATGCCACCTCATTGATTTTGTCCACGTGGCCCCACCACCTCACTCGATCGACTTCTCGTAATTTGCTCGAACAAATCGTAATTAATCACAATCGATGGATTAATTTTTTCGATTTCAAtattaatcagttaagaaaaacaatttattCAATTGTTTTGATCTATTTTTGAAAGTCCAAAATTTACAATGaagtaaatcaaaaaattgattttctaaaatataagtctaaataacaccaattttcgactaattttttcaataaaaatccaattaattttattttaaaattttaatatccaaccaattaattcaattcccGAGTCAATTCAGTTCTCTccgtaaatatatatatatatatatatatatatatatatatatagagacaCTTGCATAGCATTGTCAACACCCTTTTTTTACTCTATAATGATGGAAAATTGAACAACTATATCCAGatatatatctttttctttctttgtaaTGATAGCTCCCCGCCATttgactcacctaaataaataaaaaatatctcccaaggattaatttatttaataacaaaaataggaattaaaataaaaaatcattgacgaaaaagaaaaagataatacTATAAACACCTGGCTTGGTAACTGTCAGGTTCGACATTGTACagtaacaaaaaattaattctgtttttttttttgtaatactagtaacaaatattttgtatatagGGAGCaacagtttttctttttttttttctctcattttacacaagaaaaacaataataataatttacgAATCACAGAGAGTAAAAACTGCAGAGAAGGAAATGGCAAAACCGTAATTTTGATAAATACTAGTAGTATCTTCACAATGACTGTGGTCAAATGTCAACGGTTACCGGGCACTCTAGCGGTTAGGCTTGACTCGGCCGAAATCAGCAAGCTTCCTGGACCTGTTCGCGCAAAAGCCCGCGGCGGTGGCGAGGTGGGGCTTCATCGGGGGCCTACCTTCGCTGGTAAACGACATGTCGGGCGGCAATCCGCCCTTCTGGTTCCAGTGCCGGTTCGGACTCGCCCTCACGAGGGGGCTCAAGCAAAACGCTAATCCCGACACGTTCCTCGGCCCGGTCCTCGATCTCCTCGCTGCCGTCGGTGTCATCTTCCACCGTGGCGAGACTTCCGGCGAGCTTCCAGACGGAGATCGGTCGTACTCGTCTCCCGAATCCGCTTCGATCGCTGGCGACATTCCCCGATCAATGATTTTACATGATCTCCGATCTATCGGGCGAAATTGGCCGAATTCATCGACATGTGATGTCCTCGAAGATTGCTGCTTTTTTCGACGAACAGCGAAGATTGCCGAGAACCAAGACGGGGATGAGGATGACGAGGAAGGCTCATCGCACGAGTCTCGATGATAATGAACCCCAGGATCCGAATTGAATTTCTCGGATCTCGACCTGAACAGATTCGAAAAAAGCCAGAACCTGTTCTTCTTTTTGAAAGATCTGGCGGCTTCAAAATCGGTTGCGGTTGCGGTGCGGTAGGTGGGTCCCACCTGAGGAGTGCTGTAGAACCGCTGATGGTGGATCCACGTGGCGCTGTTGTCGTCAGATTTCCGTCGACTGACGTAAGGAGAAACTGACCGAGGGAAAATCAGCGGGGGCGGGTCTGGTTTCCGACGATCCTCAACCGCAGCAGCTGCAGCTCGCGCTAATTGAGCCTGTTGGGCTTGAGCCTGTGCCTGAGCCTGGGCAGCTATGAGGGAGAGAAGACGCTCCCGAAGGCAAGTGGCACAGACGCCAACGCTGCTACTCAGGTCGGTAAGATGTTTCTTACACCTCATTTACTTCCCAAACTTCACCTTATTTtacaaaacccaaaaccaagtcaacaaaaaaaaacctctGCTTTCCCTCTAATTCTCTGTGTTCGTAATGGTACGATTTCTATATATCTATCTATCAAACTATATACTTAAATACTATGAATGTCTTTGCACAAAGAGAATGTTTCTCGATGGGGGCATTAACAGGTGTTGCTGTAAAACGAAGAGGAGATCTGATGAAGAAATCAAAGGAGAAGCTTTGtcgtcttcttcttcttctcagTGTTAGAAAACGAGAGGAGAGAGACAGACAGAGTGCTTTATGTTGGGTCTGAGTTTTCATGTAAGAAAGCTAAATGGGTTTTTCTCATTTGGTTTCCTTCATTCAATTTAGtaggaaaataaagagagagTCAATGACCCATTGTTTAAAATGAAGCCACGCTGTGCAACTAAGCCAAGATCTGCAGGGAGCATTTACTTTTGCTGCTTGGAATTATGGTAGAGTAACGGTCTGGTTACCATGTATATATTTTCGGACAGCCTAGCTTTTTCTCattacatgtttttaaatagtaaattat
Protein-coding sequences here:
- the LOC18614555 gene encoding uncharacterized protein LOC18614555, translating into MRCKKHLTDLSSSVGVCATCLRERLLSLIAAQAQAQAQAQQAQLARAAAAAVEDRRKPDPPPLIFPRSVSPYVSRRKSDDNSATWIHHQRFYSTPQVGPTYRTATATDFEAARSFKKKNRFWLFSNLFRSRSEKFNSDPGVHYHRDSCDEPSSSSSSPSWFSAIFAVRRKKQQSSRTSHVDEFGQFRPIDRRSCKIIDRGMSPAIEADSGDEYDRSPSGSSPEVSPRWKMTPTAARRSRTGPRNVSGLAFCLSPLVRASPNRHWNQKGGLPPDMSFTSEGRPPMKPHLATAAGFCANRSRKLADFGRVKPNR